Genomic DNA from Thermodesulfobacteriota bacterium:
ACGAAGATGTAGAGCAAGCTGCAAAACTAGCTATATCAGAATTACAAAATCTAGGCGCTGAGATTATAGAAATCTCTCTACCTCATACAGAATATGCAGTGCTCACTTACTATATAATTGCCCCATCGGAGGCAAGCTCAAACTTAGCCAGATACGACGGAGTTAAATACGGATACCGCGCCCAAGGGGCAGAGACACTAAATGAAATGTATTTTAAAACAAGAGCTGAGGGATTTGGCGATGAGGTAAAAAGAAGAATAATGCTTGGCACTTATGCGTTGTCCTCCGGCTACTATGATGCTTATTACCTAAAAGCACAAAAGGTAAGAACACTCATCAAAAAAGACTTTGACCAAGCGTTTGAGAAAGTAGATGCTATCGTAGCTCCTACAACACCTGAGGTTGCATTTAAAATTGGAGAGAAAACCCAAGATCCTCTGACAATGTATCTCTCAGATGTACTGACTATCCCATGCAACATAGCTGGACTGCCGGGAATATCAGTTCCTTGCGGATTTTCTAAAGAAGGTCTTCCTATTGGTATTCAAGTACTTGGCAAAGCGTTTGATGAAGAAACTGTATTACATGTTGCCCACAGCTATGAGAACAATACAGATTGGAGCAATAAGACACCTGAGATTTAGGGCCTATATCTTGTTAAAAATAGACTGTAAAATATATAAATGGTGATCACAACATGAGTGAAAAGAAACAAAAAGTCTGTATGCTGTGCGGAAAGCCTTCTGAAGACTCTATATGCGATGAATGCAAGTCGAATGTTCAAGGCGAGGCTGCGCACAGAAAGCAGAAAATCGAAAAGCAGGTTAAAGTCGGATCAGAAGTCGAAAAGGATAAGATAGTAAAGAAGGAGCTTGAGAAGTAAATCCGAATTAGCTAACTACTTCTTCCATATTTCTAGAGCCTTCTTATATATCTTACTTTTCGAAATCCCGCTTTCCCCAACTACCTGAGAAACAGCGTCCTTAAGTGATAAACCATCTTGCTTTAATAGTTCCAACATAGTATCAACAGTATTAGAATCAAATTCCTGAGATTTTTGTGCAGCACCTTCTACAACCAAAGTAAACTCACCTTTCACCGAGTCTTTCTCTTTAAAATACTTTAAAACTTCTGACAAGTTTCCTCTAATTGTCTCCTCATACATCTTAGTTATCTCCCGGCTAGCTGAAGCATTTCGGTCGCCTAAAACCTCAATCATAGCCTCTAGCGTATTTATTATTCGATTGGGAGATTCATAAAATATTAGCGTCTGGGGCAAATATTTAAGCTCATTTAGATATTCAGATAATTTCTTTTTTTGTTTTGGCGGAAATCCGTGGAATCCAAAACTCGAGGTAGAAAGCCCTGAGACGCTAAGCGCTGCCATGGCTGCTGAGGCCCCAGGAATCGGGACAATTTTTATACCGTTTTGAGATGCGAGCTTTACTATCCTATAGCCGGGATCTGACACCCCCGGCGTTCCCGCATCTGATACAAGAGCAATACTACTACCTTCTAGGAGAAGTGATACGAGCTCCTTAGATTTCTCTACTTCATTATGCTCATGATAGCTCGTTAGGGGTTTTTGTATTTGGTAGTACGAGAGAAGTTTCTTCGTAGTTCTTGTATCCTCACAAGCAACTAAATCAACCTCTCTTAAAATATTTAGCGCCCTTAAAGTAATATCATCAAGGTTTCCAATCGGCGTTGAAACTATATACAGCTCAGAGCTCATAAGCTAATTCTATTATATTAACTTCCACCGGTTCCGTCGCAATTTTTCCACTGCTCAGCGTTAAGGCATTTGTCGACACCATCTCCGCCGTCAAGGTTATCAGTTCCTGGTCCGCCGTCTAAAAAGTCCTCAGCTTCATTGCCTTCT
This window encodes:
- the rsmI gene encoding 16S rRNA (cytidine(1402)-2'-O)-methyltransferase, with translation MSSELYIVSTPIGNLDDITLRALNILREVDLVACEDTRTTKKLLSYYQIQKPLTSYHEHNEVEKSKELVSLLLEGSSIALVSDAGTPGVSDPGYRIVKLASQNGIKIVPIPGASAAMAALSVSGLSTSSFGFHGFPPKQKKKLSEYLNELKYLPQTLIFYESPNRIINTLEAMIEVLGDRNASASREITKMYEETIRGNLSEVLKYFKEKDSVKGEFTLVVEGAAQKSQEFDSNTVDTMLELLKQDGLSLKDAVSQVVGESGISKSKIYKKALEIWKK